The DNA segment ATCCAAAACCGCCCATCGAATCTTACAGAAAACCAGTATTCTCTAACCATACCTGTCGATGGTGACATCGTCGTGTGCGTTGATTCCTTCCGGGAGAACCTTTGCGTAGCCGTACCGAGCGAGTTGAAGATAAATATTATTAGAGATAGTAGATAAATAACGAGGAACAATCTGTACCTCTTCATAACTACTCTCCTGGAGACGAGATCGGAATGATTTTTAACCAACTAATGCGAACCTTAAACATATTGTATCACAAAATTACAGGCTGGGTGAAGCATCAATTTTAAGCGGTTGGTGATATAATTATCTTGGAAGGCGTATAAAATTTTACGTTTGGGGGGACTCGCAATGGGATTTTTACGCTCTTTATCTCTTATCTCTTCGATCAAAGTTCCTTTGAAACTTCCCGCGCGAGAGCTGTCAAGGTGCTTATCCTTCATAACGTTTATGCTGTTCTTTGTCAGTACATTTTCACTTGGTGCAATAATCGTCTATCGGAGTGGTCAACTACTCCAGGGAAATCCCATCTCCGTCGACAACGATTTTCTGACAGTGGACTCTCCATTCGGAAAAGTGCAGATTTCAAAGAACGAGGTCTCGTGCATCATATTCGATGAAACGCTCACTTCCTTGGACAATCCTTCTGAGCTCAACCTTGGTGGCAGAAAAATTGAAGGTTACCTCATGGAGATGAAATCTGGCACGATCAGGTTCAGAACCTGGTTCGGTCAAGTTATCGTCAGGGATTTGAAAAATGTTGCGTACGTTGGCTTTGTGGAAAAACCACTTCCCCAGCTCTCCAGACAGGGCCCAATCAATATCGAGATAACGGTTGCAAACCGATTCACCGTTAACCTTGTTTCTGGGGAGATGTACTCCGGTGTAAGCCTAAAGCTCGTTGAAGACTACATAGTGCTAACGGATCCGAGTAAGAACGAATTTTACTTTCGTAACACCGCAGTTGAGGACGTGTACATTCCATCCGACCAAGCCCGTGGATACGACCTTGTTATCACAAAAACGGGAAAAAAACTTTACGGTATCGTCAACCTGCTAAGCAACCAATTGTACCAGATCACGGGAATATGGGGAACCGAGGTCGTACCCGTCGACAGCGTTGCCTTCACCACTTGCAAAGCAAAGCCCGACGAAACGAGTATTGATCCTCTCACATCCGCACTGCAATCACTCGAATACGACAAGGATGGTATTGCAACCACCGGAGCGAAAACGCCGCTAACCGTTGATGGAAAGAAAATCCAAACGATAAAGATTTACGACAAGGAAATAACTGACCCGCGAACTGGGATCGTTTTTGTTTACGTCCCGGGTGGAACATTCAAGATGGGTGCGGACAAATCGTGGGGAAACGTTGAAGATGATGAAATGCCAAGTCGCGAAGTCTACGTTTCCGGGTTCTACATATCGAAATACCCCATCACTG comes from the Fervidobacterium thailandense genome and includes:
- a CDS encoding SUMF1/EgtB/PvdO family nonheme iron enzyme; translation: MGFLRSLSLISSIKVPLKLPARELSRCLSFITFMLFFVSTFSLGAIIVYRSGQLLQGNPISVDNDFLTVDSPFGKVQISKNEVSCIIFDETLTSLDNPSELNLGGRKIEGYLMEMKSGTIRFRTWFGQVIVRDLKNVAYVGFVEKPLPQLSRQGPINIEITVANRFTVNLVSGEMYSGVSLKLVEDYIVLTDPSKNEFYFRNTAVEDVYIPSDQARGYDLVITKTGKKLYGIVNLLSNQLYQITGIWGTEVVPVDSVAFTTCKAKPDETSIDPLTSALQSLEYDKDGIATTGAKTPLTVDGKKIQTIKIYDKEITDPRTGIVFVYVPGGTFKMGADKSWGNVEDDEMPSREVYVSGFYISKYPITVKQYLDFLRAAQLPVGTSVSNGRFILPVSLDFLGQKINVSYTAQKGALNFPITGVNWKSANLFCNWAGYQLPTEAQWEKAARGRDGRRYPWGNTEVKRHNNGKLDYNVNEFENTDVSPYGVVNTYGFPIEFCRDYYDKDAYKRLPNENPFNASGTMVVGRVGTLSGRITDRIPISPDEERQDFTFRVVIPADKVNEIFQTPLKNKFIGATLFTVNDAIKREYKLRSEGLYVAFVEKGSPAESAGLKTGDVITTVDGKTVKTLDELSKILSNKRIRETLKLTVDRSGNRVNLTVRLGEWSF